The genomic interval GCAttgtcatcatcatcatcatcttgCCCAATCCGACCACtcatccgccgccgccccctCCATTAGCTCTGGTCCAACTCAAAGACTTGTCGAGAAGACTGTGGTAACTGCTCACGCTATTTCAGGATTGTCGATACAGGCAAAAGTTTCGAAGACGCGTGCTAAGAGGAATTGGTTTCGGCGGTGTTCTACTTGAGTCTGGTATCATCGATTGGCAAATCATCTTGGCGGAAACATAAGTTTGAGTGGATGAACTAGTTTGGATTTATTCTCCATGGCGTCCAAGAAACAGTGGAAGACAGTATTTCTTCATTTGCCAAGATTCAAATAAGACCACAAGGCATTGTTCCTTGACCAAGAGCGCAGCAAAGCTCAGTCCTGGAATAGTACATCTTGGTTCTATTCTCTAAAAGACAAGATAATCATGACGCGGCTTTTGTAAAGCAAACGGTGAGAGGGATGAATGGTACGATGTTCCAGACCGCCTCAACGGTTCCCAACGAGTAAGGTTCGACATCTTGTGCAACGTCACCTTCTTTTCCCCTCCGTCGAACGAGAACACCCTTGTACAACGCACCTTACTTAAgaacgtaataatattccACTTATTGGTTTCGACATCTTGCTAGATTTTATCCGCAACTTTAAAGGCACGGCAAGTCAATTTTGAGGGTATCACGCATTTGGTACCAGAAAGCTTGTCAGTGAGGTCAGGATTCTCCCATCAAAGCCGAAAGCCGAATGGGGAGTTCCGCGCCGCGCGCGGCGTCGCGGGGCGGGTGACCCGAATTGGCAAACAACCGAGATCCGATCATGATTCCCGATGACAGGATTCCGGATGATGGAGGATCTGCAGGGGGCCCGGCAGCGCTGCGCCGGGGCAGTGCCCGGGCCCGCCCGCCCGGGGGGGGAGGTTGTCATACTCCTGTACCAGAACCTCGGGTCGGGCACCAACGAACGTAATGCAACTCATTGCCGGCATTGTCGGGGTAAGAGAAACCTAGCCATCTTCTGACAAATCTTTGCCTCCCGGAAACAAACAAGGAAAATGCGACTCTGATCGCAGTTCTACTATATCTGGCATCCCGCCATGTCGCGCTCGTTCCCGGGCCGCTTACTGCTCAACCTTAGTTTCCGTACATTAGTACCTCACCAAGCAATGTGCTAAGGTaggcaaggtaaggtaactTTGGCCAAACCAAGACTTGCCGAGGGACGGCTCTGTGAAGTCAAAGTTCCCAAACCACACCCCCATTGAGTCCACAAAGTTCTTTGCCGCTGGTCGGCTCGACACTGGAAGCCGTGATTGGATCAAGTCAAGGGTTCCCGTCGCGTGTGTGGAGTCCGAGTTACCGCTGGGGGGGGAAGGAAAATCAGGAAAAAAACCGAGAGAACGCCATGATCCCATCCCATCACACTGCTCTCGGGCGCGCGCGGGGGGTGGGTGACGGGAGGGCGATAGGTTCACGTCAAAGAGCAACCATACCTAGGCCGGCCCCCCCCCCTTGACTCGCTCAGCTCTCCCCCTTCACTTCCGCCAAGGATAGGGGAATTTATACTTTTGCGAGATAGGCAGGGCAAAGACGAGCGAAGACAACTTGTGCGCCTGATTTTCCGTGTATTGACTCCGCCTCTGCATGTTAAACACCACTTGGAGTCACCTGCGTTTTTTTTCCTTCCCCCTTCTCCTCACGTCCCCTCTCAgcgaggaaaaaaaaaattataccCAAAACTCGGGGGAGGTTTCTTTCTTGAAAATTTGCTAGATAAGGTAGACTCGGTACCCAGAAGAACGCCCCGAGGGATCAGTAATTACAGTTTTTTCATCGCAACCCACTTCCCCAAACTCCACAAACACagagaaggaaaaaaaaaacaaaacgatgccaccaccaccagatCTATCCCGCCACGTCCTCCCAGACGCAGAGGCACGGGAGATCTTCACCAACAAGATCCTCCCCGCCGACCTCCCCGCGACCCTCACCCCGCACCCCCGCCGGTCTCGGCCCCTGGCCGTGCTGATAGTCGGCCAGACCGGCGCCGGCAAAACCCGCTTGGCGCCCGCCGTGCTCGACGCCATGACCCGCACCCATCCGCCCGCCCACCTCATCGCCGACCTCTACAAGGCGCACCACCCCTCCTACGCCGCGCTCGTCGCGTCAAACGACCCCGCGCAGGCCGCCCTCGCGAGCCCCGCCACGGGCACCGACGCCCGGAGGTGGCTGGCCATGGCCGTCGCCGAGGCCGTGGGGCGCAGGCTCGACGTGCTTCTCGAGAGCGCGTGCCGGCACCCGGACGATTTCCGCGAGCTGGCGCGCGCGTTCGGGGCGGGAGGGTACCGCGTCGAGGTCGTGGTCATGGCTGTGCCGGCGGCGCTGAGCAGGCTGGGCATCCTGCACCGGTTTCACGAGAGGTTGCCCGAGGCCGGGCCGGCGGGGGGCCTGCCGATCCGGCTTACGCCGGTCAAGATCCACGACGATTCGTACGGCGGGCTGACGAGCGTGGCCGAGTGGATCGACGAGGTGGACTTCGTGGACCGGGTGCTGGTCGTGCGGAGGGGGAACCTGGTCGCGTTTGCTGACGAGAAGACGTCGGCGACGGCGGGCGGGAGGTTGCGGGGCGAGGTTGCCGAGGCGGTGGAGAGGGAGCGGAGGCGGCCTCTGACCGGGGCGGAGAGGGCCGTCGTGGTGAGGGACCTGGAGACGCTGACGGCGCGGGATGCGCGGTCGGGGGAGCAGGTTATGGGGCTGCTTGAGCCGCTGTTGGTGGATGAGGAGGACGGGGCGTACCCGGAGCTGCGGCCGTTGGTGTTTCCTCCTGAGGGGCCGCGGGAGGCGATGCTGACTTTGGGTGAAGAGGCGTGATGGGAGGTGTTTGTTTTTTGATTCCTGGATAGAGTGGTATAGGGTGTCACGTTTTTTCTTTGCATGAAGCGAAGCTCTGGATGGATCGAGACTACACGATGATGGCATCTGATAAGGGCAAGGTAGAAGGAGGCATTTGCTGGTAACAATTGGGACGCGACAAGATGGTGATTTttatgggggggggggggggggaagaTATATCATGTTCTTGAATGCACGCTACTTGCTTCTCATTTCTGTCTTCGTCTCCATTACTTCGTGAACAAGGCGACTGTCAGGATATACAACGAGAAGAGCCTACAATAGGTGCATGACGTGAAATTAAGAAGAATCATGTCCTTGTGCGCCAACAGAGTTGAAAGGAACTTGTCCGGTCACTCTCTTGGAAACTGCTTCTACGTGACTTTTATCGATGCTCGGAGTTGCGTTAGAACCTCGCCCTTGTCTCGAGACTATTTGAGTTGATGGCTCTGACAACCAATGTACCTGGGCTACTTGGCGTGAACGGAAACAGATATTGTGCTAACATACCTTAGATACTAAGTAGAAAACGTCCATGTTTGTCACTCGCAATTCTTTGGGTTGGAATGCCCTAGATGAGTCAGCTTCAGGACTTTGTGGTCCGTTAGGGGGGCTTGAGATGCTCGACCTACGGTGCCTTATCCAATACGTCACCGGTGACCGGTACATTCTCAAGACGATCCAGAGCTAAGCTCCAAACATGAGAAGCTATAAGGTCAACAAAAGAGCTTGCAAAGCCCTCGAGCTGTCTCTCTTCAAACCCCAGTCACATTACTCAATTCACCTCAATTCTGTATCCTTCATATTCCTTGCTTAAAATTGTGTAACTCTCAGCACTCGATAGACCAACCATCCGCCAAAAAAATGTCGGCCTCGATTCGCTCCCTCAGACTGGCGAAGCGCGCACCGCAGATCCTCTCCCGCGGTACTGCCGCAACCCGCATCACGCCACTAGCACACCGACAAACCCGTCTCCTCAACACCGAAACCGCACCAGTTCTCTATTCCGCCCACGCCAAAGTCGTCGGCGCACGGACGGGCCACGTCCAGGGCGACGACCTCGTCGTCGACCTGACCATGGCCAAGGCCCTCGGCGGCGCCGGCGACAAGGGCAAAACCAACCCGGAAGAGCTCTTCGCCGTGGGCTACGGCGCCTGCTTCCAGAGCGCGATGAACGCCTCGGCGGCGAGCTTGGGGGTGACGATGCCTAAGAAGCCCGAGGACAGCGTCGTGGATGCGACTGTGCATCTTGTGGGCGATATGAAGAAGCTTGATATGGGGCTCAGGGTGAATTTGAAGGTTCGGGTCAAGGGTCTGAGCGACGAGGAGGTGCACAAGGTTGTGGAGAGGGCGGAGGAGGTTTGTCCGTATAGTCGGGCTACGAGGGGTAACGTCGCTACGACGATTGAGGTTGTTGGGTTTGAGGATGGGGGAAATGCTGGTGGTGAGGCCAAGGGAGGGAAGAAGGGTGATGGTAAGGCGggcgagaagaagaagggcggTTCGGACAAGATGTCTGGTGTTGAGCCCAAGGGACACAGCGATTATCAGTGAGGATGAAGTCCCATTGCGTGTGTAGTACTACCTGTATTATTTCCGATGGCATGATGCGCAGATCAAAGAGGAATAGAAGCGTATGCAATTCAGTGTTCACACTGCAAAACATAAGTAGACTGCACTAAGAGCACCACCCGTAGACCGCATTAGGGGCTTAGTTCGCTTGGTCTTGTCCTTCACTTGGAGTAAGGTAACTTCAGAAAGGCTGGCTGGCTGGGACTCGGAATACGGGTATGAGCTGACAAGAAAAGTGAAGCAATGCTCGTGGGATCTTGTCTTTCTCCGTGCTTTGGTCATCTGAAGGGCGAATGCGGCCTCAAGCGCTGCCAATACACCCGGTTCCGGAACAAGCCCCACTACGGACATGAGTGGAACCCGGATGGCCCGCCTCGGTAGGTACGTAAGTGCCGGCGTTGATCCGGTGTGGGGCAAGATGGGAGCTGAGGACGGGATGAACGGAGCAGAGGACCTCGAGTGCCTGTCAGTGAGCTCCCGTCAGGGCAGAGGACCAGTGAGGTCGAGCCAATTGAAGGCACTTTACATGCCTGCCGTGTCCTGGGCGTTCCAACACTTTGGTGAGGGACGAGGAGCTTTAGGTGGCAGTGTGGGGTCTGTGTGGATTACATAATGCGGTAGTAGGGTTGGCTGCCCTACGGAGCTCAACCACTAAAACTTCCCCTCCAGGCGCGTGCCAGTTGGAGGAAGGAAGTTTCATCACCAACATCTCTCACCAAGGAAGAGTAAGTACTGCGCCCCTCCCCTGCCCGCCACGCCCATCGCGATGTCGTCAGCGCCAATTCCGCGAGGGATTGGAGAGCTTTCGGCAAGCAACTGGCAGGGTTGATATTTGCGCGCAATGCGAATCCATCACTAACATATCGCAGCTTCGTCATTCAAGATGAGAGCTAAGTGGAGAAAGAAGCGCGTGCGTCGTCTCAAGCGTAAGAGAAGAAAGATGAGGGCTCGCTCGTAAGTTTTACCAATCGATATCATTGATGCGAGGATTGTGGTCTGACAGAAACCCAGCAAATAAACAACTcgccccccctcccctcgaCCTGACCATCTTTTGAGATGACGGCAAACAACTCACGCGACTCGCCAAAACAGATATGCGATAGCCAGCATTCGTCACCAGCGACTCAGTCCGTCTCGGCTCGCTCGAGACTTCTACATTCACACTACGGATTGGAACTACGGGACTTGGGGTCATGATTCGAACGGCGCGCATGTCTGGAGACGCATTGAGAATTCGACGAAGAATGGAAACCCCGACAATATGATCGGTCGAGATGACGATATGATGAGGACGCGGTGTTTATGGAACAAGGCCGCAGGAAGCATGATGTCTTGACGCAACGCGGATTTGGAACTGGGATCAGGACTTGCATGACAATTGAAAGGCAGATAATTGCTTCCTCACAAAATCAAAAAGTGAATTAAAAACTCCAAAACAAAAGTCCCTATCTGAGTGACTGTGAACTGAAAAAGACATGGTTTGATTTTGTGCATCGCTTTGCTTCAATTGCAACGTCTGCAAGCTCAACCCATCCAATTTCTTCAATTTCATCCTGTCAGTTTGAGTGCGACAACCGAGCTGTGACGTTTTGTCGACCCAGCTCGAGTGGGGTCGCCTGCATGAGGCGCTCCCGCACGCTTGCTGCTAGGCTACACACCGCCTGCCCCTTAGGGATAATCCAACGCCGGTTTGccgactttttttttcttccctccACCTCAGTCTGTCTCTGGCCTAGGACCCCTACAGAAAATATTTCCAGAGGCCGTCGCCATCCCACCAACGGCAGATCACTACCCGAGCCTAGCACAAACCTCGATCACCGACGCAAACATGACGGACGCAAGTGCACGAAAGAGAAAGCGCGACCTCGACGGTTCATCCAAGTCCAAAAAGAAGCAGGCCACCGAGCCTTCCACAGTTGTCGTTTCTTCATTTCAGAGACCTCAGCTCTGCCCGCCAGTACTAGGTACGGACGATCTAGGCCCCGTCTGCCTCTCAATTGCAGCCGCAGACGATCGCTAACAGTTCGAAGCTTCCTCTCCCGGTATCCGGTTAGCGAAGGGTGTGCAGTTCAACCCATACGTCAAGCAAGATGCCTCATCCGTTAAGCGACGATCAAAAACCCCCGCAGTGTCGCAGGATCTCGTTCTGCACTCCAATACCCACCAGACGATGGACTATACAGCGAGAGAGGACGGTATCAGCGACAGCCAGCAGGCCTTGAAGCACTACGTCGGCATTTACGACCCCGAGACCGGCAAGCTTCAGGTAGTGGAGGCGAAGAAGATGGTGGTTCGTGGTGTGGCCAGAGCAAAGCATGCGTCTGAAGAGGCCATGACAGCGCCGGCAGATTACCAGGTATGCCCAGTCACGCCACATAAGGGTCCTTGAAAGACAATCACTAACGCCGAGCAGAGCTTTTACGATCTCAAGAAAGACCTTGGCCAGACGTTCGGTACGAAGAAGGCGAAGAAGGCCATCGAGTCGGTTGCTCTCAACGCCATCGCCCCCGGCAAATCAAGAGACAGCGCGCCCGAGAAGCTCGACACGGCAGCAAAGGCGATCCTGCAAGAGATTGGCGGCGTCACCGCGACAATGGCATCGCGCGAGCAGCTGCAGGCCGTCGTCGACGAAGCCAAGCCTGTACCCAGGCCCAACCTCGAAGCGGAAGCGATCCAGGACGTCTACGACCCCGACGAATTCATCGGCCGCGAGATCCTGGCGGCGATCCCCGTCAAGGACTGGATCGACCCGGCAAAGAAGGGCGAGGAGATTCTCTGCTACTCAAGGCACGTGGCAGCCCGCGTCAAGAAGATTGCCGACTCGGGCAACATCACCAAGATGCGCCTGCTGCGCTACTTTTACTTCCTCTTCACATTCTACACCATGGCGACGCCGGGCAAGCAGCGCGGCACGAAGCGCGTACCGCCCCGGGATAAGCTCAAGGAGCGCATGGAGCCGGCGCCGCAGGTGGTCATCGAGCACATCCGGCGCAAGTTCTCGGACGGCGGCGAGATGCGCAAGTTCCACATGGACCTGCTCATCACGCACTGCTGCGCGGTCGCGTGCATCATTGACAACTTCGAGGTGGAGACGTCCAAGCTGCGCGAGGACCTGCGCCTCGACCAGAAGGATATGAATAACTACTTTTTCGAGATTGGCGCCAAGGTCAGGCAGGGCGCCTCCAAGGAGAAGGGCGTCAAGGCCCCGCACGTGGCCAAGCTCGCGCTGCCGCTCAACTTCCCCAAGCTCCGATCTGTCGCGCCGAAACGCCGTTAGGGTGGTGAAGCGGGCGACGGTGATGAGCCGAGGACACCGGAGAGGAGGCGGCTTCGCGAGGCGATCAGGATCAGATCGGTTTGATTGCTTGCAGACGGGTGTAAAGCGACCCTCCGGCGGATGCCTCTATGGCATTGTGGTGAGGTTGAGAAGGGCTTTATTCCTTACCTTTGAGGTTTAGGAGGCGGTGGCCAGGGGACGTTTACAAAGATGATGGGAGTCTGCTGTAGCTGGCACTCATAACGATACACATACCTACCTTACGTACGCGATACTCTCAAGAAGTAGATGGGCGTATAATTACAAAACGCTACGCTGCATAGGGGGCTCGGAGTCTAAAATTTTGAATTCAAGCAACAACAACTATGAATGACATTGGACCTGATATGTAATCCGCTGAGAGTTGTATGAAGCAGGTATCGTTCGCTGTTGGGTGCAATGGAGCGCTAGCACCCCGCAATGCCACCCCGACCTGCCGAGGCATCTCGGTGCAGTGTGGGGTCCGGGGTAGCCAGGCCTTCCCACCCTGGCCCAGTGGCCACTTGATGTTTGATAAACCCGACGACCTGCCACCCCCCTAGCTCACCTTACCTGGGGTAGATTAGGATTCTCACTTCAAGTGTCACGTTCAACAACATCTCATTGCTTCAAGTTCATATTTACAAGAAAGAACCAACACCAATTGCTTCAAGAAAAGGACACACATCTGATCAAGACGATTCTCCTCTACACACAGCACAATGGCAAGCCCCGAGGACTCCGTCATCTCCCTCGAGTACCGCGGCCGCGTCGCGCTGCTCACAATCGACAACGACCGCAAGCTCAACGCCCTCGCGCAGCCGCAGTACTACGACCTCGCACAGAAGCTCCGCGAGATTGCCCTGCACGACGAGGTTTTCGTTACCGTTCTCACGGCCAAGGGACGCTACTTTTCTGCGTGAGTTTTTTATATCTTCTCCTACCTTGGCTCATCACTGCCGTAAACTTCCGTGGTGAATTGGACCTCGGCTTGATCTCATACCGCGGCTGCGACCCCCCTAACAAAACTCTCATGAGAAACTGAAGCTGTTCAAACAGCCATTCCAACCTCCAAGCCAAGCGCATCAACCGGATGAGAAGATGAAATCACAAGCCGGCCAAACAAGGAAATAATCTGAACGAGTACTAACTGAAGTCAACCACAGCGGCGCCGACGTAAGCATCGCCCGCGCCTCCCCCTCGGGCCCAGAAGCCCACAAACACTGGCTCCAGTCCTTCGTCGCCTTCAACCTAAACATCACCCAGGCCTTCTACACCCACCCCAAGATCCTCGTCGTCGGCCTCAACGGGCCCGTCATAGGCCTCTCCGCCGCCCTCGTCTCCTTCGCCGACTTCGTCTACGCCACCCCCGCCACCTTCCTCCTCACCCCCTTCTCGTCGCTCGGCCTCGTGGCCGAGGG from Colletotrichum lupini chromosome 2, complete sequence carries:
- a CDS encoding zeta toxin, which gives rise to MPPPPDLSRHVLPDAEAREIFTNKILPADLPATLTPHPRRSRPLAVLIVGQTGAGKTRLAPAVLDAMTRTHPPAHLIADLYKAHHPSYAALVASNDPAQAALASPATGTDARRWLAMAVAEAVGRRLDVLLESACRHPDDFRELARAFGAGGYRVEVVVMAVPAALSRLGILHRFHERLPEAGPAGGLPIRLTPVKIHDDSYGGLTSVAEWIDEVDFVDRVLVVRRGNLVAFADEKTSATAGGRLRGEVAEAVERERRRPLTGAERAVVVRDLETLTARDARSGEQVMGLLEPLLVDEEDGAYPELRPLVFPPEGPREAMLTLGEEA
- a CDS encoding organic hydroperoxide resistance protein, with translation MSASIRSLRLAKRAPQILSRGTAATRITPLAHRQTRLLNTETAPVLYSAHAKVVGARTGHVQGDDLVVDLTMAKALGGAGDKGKTNPEELFAVGYGACFQSAMNASAASLGVTMPKKPEDSVVDATVHLVGDMKKLDMGLRVNLKVRVKGLSDEEVHKVVERAEEVCPYSRATRGNVATTIEVVGFEDGGNAGGEAKGGKKGDGKAGEKKKGGSDKMSGVEPKGHSDYQ
- a CDS encoding A49-like RNA polymerase I associated factor; this translates as MTDASARKRKRDLDGSSKSKKKQATEPSTVVVSSFQRPQLCPPVLAKGVQFNPYVKQDASSVKRRSKTPAVSQDLVLHSNTHQTMDYTAREDGISDSQQALKHYVGIYDPETGKLQVVEAKKMVVRGVARAKHASEEAMTAPADYQSFYDLKKDLGQTFGTKKAKKAIESVALNAIAPGKSRDSAPEKLDTAAKAILQEIGGVTATMASREQLQAVVDEAKPVPRPNLEAEAIQDVYDPDEFIGREILAAIPVKDWIDPAKKGEEILCYSRHVAARVKKIADSGNITKMRLLRYFYFLFTFYTMATPGKQRGTKRVPPRDKLKERMEPAPQVVIEHIRRKFSDGGEMRKFHMDLLITHCCAVACIIDNFEVETSKLREDLRLDQKDMNNYFFEIGAKVRQGASKEKGVKAPHVAKLALPLNFPKLRSVAPKRR
- a CDS encoding enoyl-CoA hydratase/isomerase, giving the protein MASPEDSVISLEYRGRVALLTIDNDRKLNALAQPQYYDLAQKLREIALHDEVFVTVLTAKGRYFSAGADVSIARASPSGPEAHKHWLQSFVAFNLNITQAFYTHPKILVVGLNGPVIGLSAALVSFADFVYATPATFLLTPFSSLGLVAEGGASRALVQRLGVSKANEALIMSKRISAGELLHTGFVNKVFETGRGEDAEFRELVLREVDERLGEHLIGDSLTGIKALIRRPDMDAMDKQNSQEVFAGLERFMRGIPQEEFRKIASGEKRHKFEKDRVQRLHRVMDHS